GTCTTGAACGGGGCAAGGGTTGCCTATTGTTCCGCTTCCATCATCGGCAATTATGCGCATCGGTTCCCAGGTAATACCATTATCAAAACTTCGTTTTAAAGCTATCCCAATATGACCAGTGTCATCCAAACCTGCTCTCGCCTCACAAAACGCCAAAAGAACATGGTTATTAGTGAGTAGGAGTGACGGGATACGATATACGGGGTACCCATCTAAGCCCCCGATAAATAAGTCAGACTGATTAATAAACGGTTTGTCCATCTTATCCTTTTGTAAATATGGCTCGCTCGAAATGTCGAGCGAGCCATATTTATTTTTTTACTTATTCACATTCCGGCAATGGCGGAATGCTGTGACCTAGCTTTGCGCTTTGCTCTGCCGCATCGAAGATGCCGATAACACGCCTTGATTGCTCGGGCTTGACGATAAGTTCT
This portion of the bacterium genome encodes:
- a CDS encoding sialidase family protein codes for the protein MDKPFINQSDLFIGGLDGYPVYRIPSLLLTNNHVLLAFCEARAGLDDTGHIGIALKRSFDNGITWEPMRIIADDGSGTIGNPCPVQD